TGGGTGTTTTGGACAACATTAGCGTATCGACGACAGACGTGCGGATCGAGCGGCATGCGAACCAGCTTTCGCGGCAACTGAAGCTCCTCCGCGACAAGCTGTTTCCGCCGCTTTCGCAGAAGACGCTGCGCACATTCTCTTCCGGCGAGGCTGCTCAGATGATCGGCGTTTCCGACGGTTATCTTCGGCAGCTTTCGTTAGATGGCAAGGGCCCGCAGCCGGAACTTTCCTCGAATGGCCGGCGCTCCTACACGCTCGGCCAGATCAATGAATTGCGCCATTATATGGCGAATCTCAAGCCGAAGGATGCGCTCAGCTATCTCCCGTGGCGCCGCCCCGGCGAAAAGCTACAGACCGTCGCCGTCACCAATTTCAAGGGCGGTTCGGCCAAGACGACGACGACGCTTTATCTGGCGCAATATCTGGCGCTGGAGGGTTACCGGGTGCTGGCGATCGATCTCGACCCGCAGGCTTCGCTCTCCTCCATGCTGGGCGTTCAGCCAGAATTCGATCTTTCCGAGGGCGACACGCTTTATGGCGCCATTCGTTATGATGCGAACCGCAAGCCGTTGAAGGAAATCGTCCGCAAGACCTATTTCGACGGACTCGATCTAGTGCCCGGCAACCTCGAACTAATGGAGTTCGAGCATGAGACGCCCCGGGCGCTCAATGACCGCCAGAAGCCAGCCGAACTGTTTTTCCGGCGTGTCGGCGTCGCTATTGCCGAGGTGGAAGCCGATTACGATGTGGTGGTGATCGACTGCCCGCCGCAGCTCGGCTACCTCACCCTCGGTGCCGTTTGCGCCGCCACGTCGTTGCTCATCACCATCCACCCGCAGATGGTCGATGTCGCGTCGATGTCGCAGTTCCTGTTGATGACCTCGGATCTTCTTTCTGTGGTTCGCAAGGCCGGCGGCGACCTGCAGCACGACTTCATCAAATATGTCGTCACCCGTCACGAACCCTTCGATGCGCCGCAGTCACAGATCGTTGCGCTGCTGCGCAGCCTGTTTGGCGAGGACGTGCTGACGGCAACCATTCTCAAATCGACCGCAATCGCCGACGCCGGCCTGACAAAGCAGACGCTTTACGAAATCGAGAAAGGGCAGGTGCGCCGCTCGACTTATGACCGGGCGCTGGAATCGGTCAACGCCGCGAATGGCGAGGTTCTTGCTGGCATTCACAGAGCCTGGGGCCGCACATGAGCAGACGTGATCGCCTGAAAGGTCTTTTCGACGATACGGCGCAGGAGTTGGCCGCGGCCAACTACGAGGAGCCGTCTTCGCGCGGATCGGCCGGGCCGGTTCGGACAATGGCGCTGACCCTCGGCCGCATGGAGGAAGAGAGCAGGGCGATGCAGGAGGCTTTGCTCTCCGGCGAGCGCATCGTCGAACTCGATCCCGATCTGATCGATTCTTCCTTCGTCCGCGACCGCCTTGCAGACCAGCCGCTCGATATCGAGGACGAGCTGGTTCAGTCGATTGCCGAGAATGGTCAGGAAGTGCCGATCCTCGTTCGTCGCCATCCCGAAGAGGGGGAGCGTTACCAGATCGCCTACGGCCATCGCCGGCTGCAGGCCGTCAAGCTGCTCGGGCGCAAGGTGCAGGCGATCGTCCGTCAGCTCGATGACACCGACGTCGTCATTGCGCAGGGCATCGAAAATTCGGCGCGTCGGAACCTTTCCTATATCGAACGCGCAGTCTTCGCTCTTAATCTCGAGCTCAAAGGGTTTGAGCGTCCCGTCATCATGAAGGCGCTGTCCACTGATAAGACGGAGCTATCGAAGCTGTTGTCCGTGGCCAAGGTCATTCCGGCCGAAATCATCAGGTCCGTTGGGGCCGCGCCCGGTATCGGTCGGCGCAAATGGATGGCGCTTGCCCAGGACTGGAATGGCACGACGGCGGCGCGGCTCGCGAAGCTTGTCGCCTCGGAGGGGTTCAGGGCGGAGGAGAGCGATCGCCGGTTTGAGCTCTTAGTAGCCGAACTCGCCAGAAAAGAGGCGAAGCCGGAGCCCACGGAATATGACTGGAAGCCGAAGAGCGGCGGCAAGATTGCCGGCCGAATCAGAAGC
This window of the Rhizobium bangladeshense genome carries:
- the repA gene encoding plasmid partitioning protein RepA — translated: MDNISVSTTDVRIERHANQLSRQLKLLRDKLFPPLSQKTLRTFSSGEAAQMIGVSDGYLRQLSLDGKGPQPELSSNGRRSYTLGQINELRHYMANLKPKDALSYLPWRRPGEKLQTVAVTNFKGGSAKTTTTLYLAQYLALEGYRVLAIDLDPQASLSSMLGVQPEFDLSEGDTLYGAIRYDANRKPLKEIVRKTYFDGLDLVPGNLELMEFEHETPRALNDRQKPAELFFRRVGVAIAEVEADYDVVVIDCPPQLGYLTLGAVCAATSLLITIHPQMVDVASMSQFLLMTSDLLSVVRKAGGDLQHDFIKYVVTRHEPFDAPQSQIVALLRSLFGEDVLTATILKSTAIADAGLTKQTLYEIEKGQVRRSTYDRALESVNAANGEVLAGIHRAWGRT
- the repB gene encoding plasmid partitioning protein RepB, translated to MSRRDRLKGLFDDTAQELAAANYEEPSSRGSAGPVRTMALTLGRMEEESRAMQEALLSGERIVELDPDLIDSSFVRDRLADQPLDIEDELVQSIAENGQEVPILVRRHPEEGERYQIAYGHRRLQAVKLLGRKVQAIVRQLDDTDVVIAQGIENSARRNLSYIERAVFALNLELKGFERPVIMKALSTDKTELSKLLSVAKVIPAEIIRSVGAAPGIGRRKWMALAQDWNGTTAARLAKLVASEGFRAEESDRRFELLVAELARKEAKPEPTEYDWKPKSGGKIAGRIRSAGNSFTIALKTGDAPDFGAYISRRLDELYEAYRAGKLQAGE